A window from Podospora bellae-mahoneyi strain CBS 112042 chromosome 1 map unlocalized CBS112042p_1, whole genome shotgun sequence encodes these proteins:
- the APN1 gene encoding DNA-(apurinic or apyrimidinic site) lyase (COG:L; BUSCO:EOG09262XMN; EggNog:ENOG503NTXB), giving the protein MPRQSARQAAQAKLTAEAIGRVEEKVVATKVSKAKSAASVVESKVEVNKRATTKRKVDYNEDKEDESVKSDVNDINDIKEEEDDEPSTKPAPKKRKTTTTSSKKTDDSMPLAARTPLNTLKLAMKIGAHVSAAGGVQNSITNASSIGANAFAIFLKPHRTWKYPPFSPETPSLFSSLLKTSTYTPDIILPHASYLINLAQPDKEKSTQAYSSFLDDLKRCDALGITLYNFHPGSTGGLPMSEACARIASHLNTAHKATKSVITVLENMCGSGNIIGSSFSDLATIISLVEDKSRVGVCLDTCHAFAAGYDIRSPEAYAKTMREFDEVVGLKYLKAFHLNDSKAPFSSHRDLHENIGQGFLGLRAFHNVVNDERLQNIPMVLETPIEVKGPDGKKTEDKKIWADEIKLLESLIGMDAESKEFKDLEVELQKKGAAERKRIQEQVDKKADKDAKKAAPKGKKGAAAAAKKKKKTEEEACDSCGEESE; this is encoded by the coding sequence ATGCCCCGCCAATCAGCCAGACAAGCTGCCCAAGCCAAGCTAACCGCAGAAGCCATTGGCAGGGTCGAAGAGAAAGTCGTCGCAACCAAAGTCTCAAAGGCAAAGTCGGCCGCCTCCGTTGTCGAGTCCAAGGTGGAAGTAAACAAAAGAGCCACAACCAAGCGCAAAGTCGACTACAACGAAGACAAAGAAGATGAGAGCGTCAAGTCTGATGTCAATGACATCAATGACAtcaaggaagaagaagacgacgaaccctccaccaagccagcccccaagaagcgcaaaacaaccaccacctcctccaaaaagaCAGACGACAGCATGcccctcgccgcccgcacccccctcaacaccctcaaacTAGCCATGAAGATTGGCGCCCACGtctccgccgccgggggGGTTCAaaactccatcaccaacgccTCCAGCATCGGCGCCAACGccttcgccatcttcctcaaacCTCACCGAACCTGGAAatacccccccttctccccagaaaccccctccctcttctcctccctcctaaAAACAAGCACCTACACCCccgacatcatcctcccccacgcCAGttacctcatcaacctcgcccaaCCCGACAAGGAAAAATCCACCCAAGCctactcctccttcctcgacgacctgAAGCGATGCGACGCCCTGGGCATAACCCTCTACAACTTCCACCCGGGATCAACCGGCGGCCTCCCCATGTCTGAAGCCTGCGCCCGGATAGCCTCCCACCTCAACACCGCCCACAAAGCCACCAAATCCGTCATCACCGTCCTAGAGAACATGTGCGGAAGCGGTAACATCATcggctcctccttctccgacCTCGCCACAATTATATCCCTCGTCGAAGACAAGTCCCGCGTCGGCGTCTGCCTCGATACATGCCACGCCTTTGCCGCCGGCTACGACATCCGCTCGCCGGAAGCCTACGCCAAAACAATGAGGGAATTCGACGAGGTCGTCGGGCTAAAGTACTTGAAAGCCTTCCATCTAAACGATAGCAAAGCCCCCTTTTCATCACACCGGGACCTTCACGAGAATATCGGACAGGGATTTCTTGGGTTGAGAGCGTTCCACAACGTGGTCAATGATGAGCGGTTACAGAACATCCCTATGGTGCTCGAGACACCTATTGAAGTCAAGGGACCGGACGGCAAAAAGACAGAAGACAAGAAGATTTGGGCGGATGAGATCAAGCTGCTCGAGTCGTTGATAGGGATGGATGCCGAGTCAAAGGAATTTAAAGATTTGGAGGTGGAGCTTCAGAAGAAGGGCGCGgcagagaggaagaggattcAGGAGCAGGTGGACAAGAAGGCTGACAAGGAtgccaagaaggcggcgccaaaagggaaaaaaggggccgctgctgctgcgaagaaaaagaagaagaccgaggaggaggcgtgTGATTCTTGTGGCGAGGAGAGCGAATAG